The Bacillota bacterium genome has a window encoding:
- the flgL gene encoding flagellar hook-associated protein FlgL, whose protein sequence is MRVTNNMLINNMVGYIGKNLNRMSKYQYQLATGKKIAVPSDDPIVAARALKLRTDLAEVAQYKRNVEDAQSWMEITEDTIAKLGDVLQRARELAVDASNGTKTPDDLQKIREEIKQLREQVIHLANTTYAGRYIFSGFSTNKLLIGDDGSFNIDVVNANEQIRFEIGIGDDINVNVPGGDLFNNGADAVKGNVPAFIKVFDDYLAALDSGKNEEVGKMIGVMDSAHDNLLRVRADVGARLNRLELTSNRLSNDTINFTKLMSLNEDIDEVEAIINLKNEENVYRASLAGGARIIMPTLLDFLR, encoded by the coding sequence GTGAGAGTTACCAACAATATGCTCATAAACAATATGGTAGGCTACATAGGAAAGAATTTGAACAGGATGAGTAAATACCAGTATCAGCTTGCTACGGGCAAAAAGATAGCGGTACCTTCAGATGACCCGATTGTGGCTGCAAGGGCATTGAAACTGCGGACAGATCTGGCGGAAGTGGCGCAGTACAAGAGAAATGTAGAGGATGCCCAGTCCTGGATGGAAATAACAGAAGATACAATTGCAAAATTAGGTGATGTGCTCCAGAGAGCAAGGGAACTGGCAGTGGATGCAAGCAATGGGACAAAAACGCCGGATGATTTGCAGAAGATAAGGGAAGAAATAAAACAGCTCAGGGAGCAGGTAATCCACCTTGCAAATACCACCTATGCGGGAAGGTATATATTTTCAGGATTTAGCACAAACAAGCTGCTGATAGGAGATGATGGTTCTTTCAATATTGATGTTGTGAATGCTAATGAACAAATAAGGTTTGAAATAGGAATAGGCGATGATATTAATGTAAATGTCCCGGGAGGAGATTTGTTTAATAACGGGGCTGACGCTGTAAAAGGTAACGTCCCTGCATTTATAAAGGTTTTTGATGATTATCTTGCTGCCCTGGATTCAGGAAAAAATGAGGAAGTAGGGAAGATGATAGGAGTTATGGACAGTGCCCATGATAATCTCTTGAGGGTGAGGGCTGATGTGGGAGCCAGGTTGAACAGGCTTGAGCTTACCTCAAACCGTCTGAGTAATGATACCATAAACTTTACAAAATTGATGAGTTTGAATGAAGATATAGATGAAGTGGAGGCAATAATTAACCTTAAAAATGAAGAAAATGTTTACAGGGCGTCATTGGCGGGCGGGGCAAGGATAATAATGCCCACACTGCTGGACTTTTTAAGGTGA
- a CDS encoding flagellar assembly protein FliW — protein MVLNTRHFGEIIVQEEAIITFEEGLPGFENVRKFIILDTQNPEEEGNESPFKWLQCVDDPMLAFVIANPFVFRPNYDIELNDEVVELLGIEKEEDVVLYAIAVVPEDIRKISINLKAPLVINVRNMKGMQAILDTDKYSIRHYIMDEIARQEVGANACSDKKEGPVYCNR, from the coding sequence ATGGTGCTTAATACGAGGCATTTTGGAGAAATTATTGTTCAGGAAGAAGCAATAATAACCTTTGAAGAGGGATTACCGGGCTTTGAGAATGTAAGAAAATTTATAATATTAGATACGCAAAATCCTGAAGAAGAGGGAAATGAATCCCCTTTCAAGTGGCTCCAATGCGTAGATGATCCAATGCTGGCCTTTGTAATAGCTAACCCTTTTGTATTCAGACCGAACTATGACATAGAGCTGAACGATGAAGTTGTAGAGCTGTTGGGAATAGAGAAAGAGGAAGATGTAGTGTTATATGCTATTGCAGTGGTACCTGAGGATATCAGGAAAATAAGCATAAATCTAAAAGCCCCCCTCGTAATAAATGTAAGGAATATGAAGGGTATGCAGGCTATACTTGATACCGATAAATATAGCATAAGGCATTATATCATGGATGAAATTGCCAGACAGGAGGTAGGGGCAAATGCTTGTTCTGACAAGAAAGAAGGACCAGTCTATTGTAATAGGTGA
- the csrA gene encoding carbon storage regulator CsrA, with protein sequence MLVLTRKKDQSIVIGDNIEITVLEIQGDQVRIGVKAPKNVVIHRKEIYLEIQEENRRAAEIQNNLSTDVLKQALMMGKGQGRNKKGEDKDK encoded by the coding sequence ATGCTTGTTCTGACAAGAAAGAAGGACCAGTCTATTGTAATAGGTGATAACATAGAAATAACAGTACTGGAAATACAGGGAGATCAGGTACGTATCGGAGTTAAAGCTCCGAAAAATGTAGTTATCCACAGAAAAGAAATATACCTTGAAATACAGGAGGAAAACCGGAGGGCGGCAGAAATACAGAATAATTTATCAACTGATGTTTTAAAGCAGGCTTTAATGATGGGAAAAGGACAAGGTAGAAACAAAAAAGGTGAAGATAAGGATAAATAA
- a CDS encoding flagellin — protein sequence MRINNNLMAMNTYRQLSITNSASARSMEKLSSGYRINRAGDDAAGLTISEKMRSQIRGLNQASRNAQDGISLIQTAEGALNESHAILQRMRELAVQSSTDTNTNDDRAELQKEVTQLIAELDRIGNNTEFNTQKLLDGSFSTKQIHIGANSGQTLTISIGNMTASGLSVSGVNISTQTGADAAIETIDNAIKSLSSERSQLGAWQNRLEHTIKNLDNAAENLQAAESRIRDVDMAKEMMEFTRQNILQQAATAMLAQANQAPQGVLQLLR from the coding sequence ATGAGAATTAACAACAACTTAATGGCAATGAACACCTACAGGCAGTTATCCATTACTAATAGTGCTAGTGCACGTTCAATGGAAAAATTAAGCTCAGGTTATAGGATTAACAGAGCAGGTGATGACGCAGCAGGCCTTACTATTTCAGAAAAAATGAGATCACAGATTAGAGGTTTAAATCAGGCTTCAAGAAATGCTCAAGATGGTATTTCCCTAATTCAGACAGCTGAGGGGGCATTAAATGAATCCCATGCTATTCTTCAGAGAATGAGAGAACTGGCAGTACAGTCTTCCACTGATACAAACACAAATGATGATAGAGCTGAACTTCAGAAGGAAGTTACTCAGTTAATTGCAGAACTGGATAGAATCGGAAACAATACGGAATTTAACACTCAAAAACTATTGGATGGAAGTTTCTCAACTAAACAGATCCATATAGGTGCAAATTCAGGACAAACGTTGACTATTAGTATTGGTAACATGACAGCTAGTGGATTAAGTGTAAGTGGAGTGAATATTTCTACTCAAACTGGTGCAGATGCTGCTATAGAAACCATAGATAATGCCATTAAGTCACTTTCTTCTGAACGGTCCCAGTTGGGTGCATGGCAAAACCGTCTAGAACATACCATTAAAAACCTGGATAATGCGGCAGAAAATCTACAGGCAGCAGAATCCAGAATCAGGGATGTAGACATGGCAAAGGAAATGATGGAATTTACAAGACAGAATATTCTGCAGCAAGCAGCAACAGCAATGCTTGCCCAGGCAAATCAGGCTCCTCAGGGAGTGCTTCAGTTATTAAGATAG
- a CDS encoding CDP-glycerol glycerophosphotransferase family protein: protein MKLSIGMMVKNESKHLEKCLESLKPIMNKVKSELIIIDTGSEDNTVEIAKKYTDKVYYHKWNNNFSEIRNMTVKYSKGEWFFFIDGDEILENPGEMIHFLNSNICNKYNSACVLLKNIMQDKDDASYAVTMILRLFKKDKDFRFKGAVHEQPQYKNPIYALNTTLVHYGYISTDKVLMERKFRRNTEILKSELNKEPDNIYIWYQISASYGMYKNYEKALEYALKAYEIAKKKNMTLHNRMYIYTHLMMMYYANEKYDKVEEICREALSVKDGYIDLYFYMASAQKMLMKNEEAIRSYYKYLSLLDLYRKKQLDTIKDNAVAHYSLDKANYAFGDLCVLYERTANYEKILEYAKKIDDINVLSSVFYQIISAYLKLNSIHDLKIYYDEKVSRRDDKSIIHKFEETLENYMKNLDLEEQIRIIMEFSTGSTAYSLLNKIRINLKEDIFEINEDMLKNISEIDYNEIPPFYGDIIYYLIKAKIPLEKIIQKVSENKLMQFLGHCYKKHEGFIKTIVEYLENIKVISNNLIQVRISKEIDKFLLLSEELDEVQYKQIFRRYLNDGIFYISKLYNKEIIEKEMVCDVKNEEHTFLMYIYLANNIKVRDKRSYIGYLRKALNAYPFMKKGIQILLDELQENENIENESLQQYQTKVKEHIIHYINCGELNKAKTLIDEYERIIKTDADIYSMKAVLAMMENRLEDAEKALEEGLKINHRNCDLLYNKAYLYKLRGQIEKAVEIYNKILETTDDVELKKEIEEELSSFLCEKHSPDSNYIVTKMEQQGIVGKELSDNWNSKNSSMNKDTFNEESVSITNVEMEDYKRQFKSNIESLIEQNLLQEAKELIKEYEDIVKDDIDIYSIKGVIAIMEGDMDEAEEILGAGYKIDNNNSDILYNMACLYFNNGQFGLANHLFKRLYNRTNDINLKKEIEKTVGVSIKSCKNKVLIGSPIYQKPQILREFLRSLEELEKDVMKVDYYFIDDNKIEESSDLLKHFAEKLKNVFIYKTQNEDDYRCDNHTHHWKENLVWKVAKFKDMIIKYAKRNDYDYVFFVDSDIVLHPNTLKHLLSTGKDIISEIFWTKWEPNLPELPQVWLMDAYTQYNTRRGEQLTKNEITNRRQAFINQLKIPGIYKVGGLGACTLISKYAIEKGVNFKEIENLSFWGEDRHFCIRAKALGLDLYVDTHYPAYHIYRESDLAGVNDYKKRATSKVITLVNTNYSGSNNIAMYKLIPEKIKDKYYVELVNQDNSYSFFYKIITSNVVITTEGNYHFNKELFNRKQLVIDLWHGFPIKSMGYVDKGEKFKDNIEKIWTNIDYIASYSKLFNEIMNQCIQVEKNKYKILGAPRNDFLFVTNGRENLSNLLQIDLINKNIVLYVPTYRYTARGNREDGNRKWNNYFGFESFDNKGFSQFLQMNNIVLILKLHPAEEHIVIDSLKESKNIRIITNNMLFEKQLDLYEVLNGCDVLITDYSSIYFDFLLLDRPIIFTPVDLIEYRKNRGFLLEPYEDWTPGPKCLRQVELEKEIINCLANTNYYQDKRKIVLDKVHEFKDGFSTKRTWEFIDNCLSSM from the coding sequence ATGAAACTTAGCATTGGTATGATGGTTAAAAACGAATCAAAGCATTTAGAAAAATGCCTTGAAAGTTTAAAGCCAATTATGAATAAAGTAAAGTCGGAACTGATTATTATAGATACTGGGTCAGAGGATAATACAGTAGAAATTGCAAAAAAATACACCGACAAAGTATATTATCATAAGTGGAATAATAATTTTTCGGAAATCAGGAATATGACCGTAAAATATTCAAAAGGAGAATGGTTTTTTTTTATAGATGGGGATGAAATTCTGGAAAATCCAGGAGAAATGATTCATTTTTTAAATTCTAATATATGTAATAAATACAATTCTGCCTGCGTTTTATTAAAAAATATTATGCAAGATAAAGATGATGCTAGTTATGCTGTGACCATGATTTTACGATTGTTTAAAAAGGATAAAGATTTTCGATTTAAAGGGGCTGTCCATGAACAACCACAGTACAAAAATCCTATATATGCCTTAAATACTACATTGGTTCATTATGGATATATATCGACGGACAAAGTTTTAATGGAGAGAAAATTCAGGAGAAATACAGAAATACTCAAAAGTGAGCTAAATAAAGAACCGGATAATATTTATATCTGGTATCAGATATCCGCCAGCTATGGGATGTATAAAAATTATGAAAAAGCATTGGAATATGCGTTAAAGGCTTATGAAATCGCGAAAAAGAAAAACATGACCTTACATAATAGGATGTATATATATACCCATTTAATGATGATGTATTATGCAAATGAAAAATATGATAAGGTAGAAGAAATATGCAGGGAAGCCTTATCTGTAAAAGACGGATATATAGACTTATACTTTTATATGGCAAGTGCGCAAAAGATGCTTATGAAAAATGAAGAAGCCATAAGAAGTTATTATAAATATTTGTCACTGTTAGATTTGTATAGAAAGAAACAACTTGATACAATAAAGGACAATGCTGTTGCCCATTATTCGTTAGATAAAGCAAATTATGCCTTTGGTGACTTATGTGTTTTATATGAAAGAACAGCTAATTACGAAAAAATACTAGAATATGCAAAAAAAATAGATGATATAAACGTTTTGAGTTCTGTTTTTTATCAAATTATTTCAGCTTACTTAAAGTTAAATTCCATTCATGATTTAAAAATTTATTATGATGAAAAAGTATCCAGGAGGGACGATAAAAGCATTATTCATAAATTTGAAGAAACATTAGAAAATTATATGAAGAATTTAGATTTGGAAGAGCAAATAAGAATAATAATGGAATTTTCTACTGGAAGTACAGCTTACAGCTTATTAAATAAAATAAGGATTAATCTAAAAGAAGATATCTTCGAAATTAATGAAGATATGCTAAAAAATATTTCTGAAATTGATTACAATGAAATTCCGCCATTTTATGGAGATATAATTTACTATTTAATTAAAGCAAAGATTCCATTGGAAAAAATAATTCAAAAAGTAAGTGAAAACAAGCTCATGCAGTTTTTAGGGCATTGTTATAAAAAACATGAAGGGTTTATAAAAACTATTGTAGAATATTTAGAAAATATTAAGGTTATCAGTAATAATTTAATTCAAGTAAGAATTAGTAAGGAGATAGATAAATTCCTATTGTTATCAGAGGAATTAGATGAAGTCCAATACAAGCAAATATTTAGAAGATATTTAAATGATGGTATTTTTTATATCAGTAAACTTTATAATAAAGAAATTATAGAAAAGGAAATGGTTTGTGATGTAAAAAACGAAGAGCATACATTTTTAATGTACATTTATCTGGCTAATAATATAAAAGTTCGGGACAAAAGAAGTTATATTGGTTACTTAAGAAAAGCTCTCAATGCATATCCTTTTATGAAAAAGGGCATACAAATTTTGTTGGATGAATTACAGGAAAACGAGAATATTGAAAACGAAAGTTTACAACAATATCAAACAAAAGTAAAAGAACATATTATACATTACATTAATTGCGGAGAATTAAATAAAGCAAAAACTCTCATTGATGAGTATGAAAGAATAATAAAAACAGATGCAGATATATATTCCATGAAAGCAGTTTTAGCCATGATGGAAAATAGATTAGAAGATGCTGAAAAAGCATTAGAGGAAGGTCTTAAAATAAATCATCGAAACTGTGATTTATTGTATAATAAGGCTTATTTGTATAAACTTAGAGGACAAATTGAAAAAGCTGTAGAAATTTATAATAAAATTTTAGAAACAACAGATGATGTTGAGCTCAAAAAAGAAATAGAAGAAGAATTGTCAAGCTTTTTATGTGAGAAGCATTCTCCCGACTCAAATTATATTGTGACTAAAATGGAGCAACAAGGAATTGTGGGTAAAGAATTGAGTGATAATTGGAATAGTAAAAATTCATCAATGAATAAAGATACGTTTAACGAAGAAAGTGTTTCTATTACTAATGTTGAAATGGAAGACTATAAAAGACAGTTCAAAAGTAATATCGAGTCATTAATAGAGCAAAATTTACTTCAAGAAGCTAAAGAACTGATAAAGGAATATGAGGATATTGTAAAAGATGATATAGATATTTACTCCATAAAAGGAGTTATAGCCATAATGGAAGGGGATATGGATGAGGCGGAGGAGATATTAGGAGCCGGGTATAAAATAGACAATAATAATTCTGATATTCTTTATAATATGGCATGCCTTTACTTTAATAATGGCCAATTTGGGCTAGCTAATCACCTTTTTAAAAGATTATATAATCGAACGAATGATATAAATTTGAAAAAAGAAATAGAAAAGACGGTTGGAGTTTCTATCAAAAGCTGTAAAAACAAAGTGCTAATAGGAAGTCCTATATATCAAAAACCCCAAATTCTAAGAGAGTTTTTACGGTCATTAGAGGAATTGGAAAAAGATGTAATGAAAGTAGACTATTATTTTATTGATGACAACAAAATTGAAGAATCGAGTGATTTATTAAAGCATTTTGCTGAAAAATTAAAAAATGTTTTCATTTACAAAACTCAAAATGAGGATGATTATAGATGTGATAATCATACACATCATTGGAAGGAAAACTTAGTATGGAAAGTAGCGAAATTTAAAGATATGATAATTAAGTATGCCAAAAGGAATGATTATGATTATGTGTTTTTTGTAGATTCTGATATAGTATTACATCCAAATACATTAAAACATCTACTATCAACGGGTAAAGACATAATTTCAGAAATATTTTGGACTAAATGGGAACCGAATTTGCCCGAGTTACCACAGGTATGGTTAATGGATGCTTATACTCAATATAATACTAGACGCGGCGAACAACTAACCAAAAATGAAATAACAAATAGAAGGCAGGCATTTATTAATCAATTAAAAATACCTGGCATATATAAGGTAGGAGGATTAGGAGCATGTACATTGATTAGCAAGTATGCAATCGAAAAAGGTGTTAATTTTAAAGAGATTGAAAACCTATCATTTTGGGGGGAAGATAGGCATTTCTGTATTCGAGCTAAAGCGTTAGGGCTCGATCTTTATGTTGACACACATTATCCTGCTTATCATATTTATAGAGAATCAGATTTGGCAGGAGTTAATGACTATAAAAAAAGAGCAACATCAAAGGTTATAACACTAGTAAATACTAATTATTCTGGTTCTAACAATATTGCAATGTATAAGCTTATACCGGAAAAGATAAAGGATAAATATTATGTTGAACTAGTTAATCAAGATAACAGCTACAGTTTTTTTTATAAAATTATTACAAGTAATGTAGTAATTACAACTGAAGGAAATTATCATTTTAATAAAGAACTATTTAATAGAAAACAATTAGTGATAGATTTATGGCATGGATTTCCTATAAAATCTATGGGATATGTGGATAAAGGAGAAAAATTTAAAGATAATATTGAGAAAATATGGACTAATATAGATTATATAGCGTCTTACTCAAAGTTATTCAATGAGATTATGAATCAATGTATACAAGTAGAGAAAAATAAATATAAAATTCTGGGTGCACCAAGGAATGATTTTTTATTTGTAACTAATGGAAGAGAAAATTTATCGAATTTATTACAAATTGATTTAATTAATAAGAATATTGTTTTATATGTTCCTACATATAGGTATACCGCTAGAGGAAATAGGGAGGATGGAAATAGAAAGTGGAATAATTACTTTGGTTTTGAGTCTTTCGATAATAAAGGTTTTAGTCAGTTTTTGCAGATGAATAATATAGTTTTAATATTGAAACTACATCCGGCAGAAGAGCATATTGTAATTGATAGTTTAAAAGAGAGTAAAAATATACGAATTATTACTAATAATATGCTTTTTGAGAAGCAACTGGATTTGTATGAAGTTTTAAATGGATGTGATGTTTTAATAACAGATTATTCCTCCATTTACTTTGATTTTTTATTATTAGATAGACCGATTATATTCACACCTGTAGATTTAATTGAGTATAGGAAAAATCG